A stretch of the Panthera uncia isolate 11264 chromosome E2 unlocalized genomic scaffold, Puncia_PCG_1.0 HiC_scaffold_20, whole genome shotgun sequence genome encodes the following:
- the LOC125916667 gene encoding tigger transposable element-derived protein 1, producing MTPKRSGEVVPSAPKRKKAVMCLMEKIRVLDKLRSGMSCSAVGREFNVNESTIRYIKKKEKEIRRSVREAAPESAKVTSIVREEAMEKMEKRLNLWIHEMTTDKKGVVDSIVVRLKAKEIYGHVTQGQKNVKPFSASAGWLARFKRRYGVNNVKLAGEASSADREAAEEFKKHLLTVIQDKGYVEEQVFNADETGLFYKDVGKRTYITQMACKAPGFKSFQDYATLLLCTNAKGDFKCKPLMVYRAQNPQALKGKSVNHMPVHWRWNKKAWMTSSWFHNCFVPEVECYLQGRNLAFKVLLILDNAPVHCCEELKNAHPNVEVLFMPPNTTSLIQPLDQGIIKAFKAHYTRELYSKGFQALESNKETTMMDYWKSVTIRNVIDYVGTAWGSIKQATINTCWKNVWPDCVQNFEGFEGVAESIKNSVENIMHIARQISGEGFDDMKEEDVEEILAEKAVEPTNEDLDEMAKQGIGVGSDEDGNESQPKTSRIDPLTAAKISEWNSALERIFNDMIECDPMLDRSLKFKRLTSTAFAPYAEMLKDLRQKAKQTRLTQLFEPVWEGKLPTPSTSHERQTPEVELPNVDMLPSSSSAE from the coding sequence ATGACCCCCAAGCGTAGTGGTGAAGTGGTGCCTAGTGCTCCTAAGCGCAAGAAGGCTGTcatgtgccttatggagaaaatacgtGTGCTAGATAAGCTTCGTTCAGGCATGAGTTGTAGTGCTGTTGGCcgtgagttcaatgttaatgaatcaacaatccGGTacatcaagaaaaaggaaaaggaaattcgCCGATCTGTACGTGAGGCTGCTCCGGAAAGTGCTAAAGTAACGTCTATAGTGCGTGAGGAAGCtatggaaaagatggaaaagcgGCTAAATTTGTGGATTCATGAGATGACAACCGATAAAAAAGGCGTGGTGGACAGCATTGTCGTGAGGCTGAAAGCCAAAGAAATTTACGGTCATGTAACCCAAGGCCAGAAAAACGTTAAACCTTTCTCCGCCAGCGCTGGCTGGCTTGCACGTTTCAAAAGGCGATATGGTGTGAACAATGTTAAACTTGCAGGTGAGGCAAGTTCTGCAGACCGGGAGGCtgcagaagaatttaaaaaacatttgctgACTGTTATACAGGACAAAGGATACGTGGAAGAGCAGGTTTTCAACGCTGAtgagactggcttattttacAAGGACGTTGGCAAAAGAACCTATATAACACAAATGGCCTGCAAAGCCCCTGGCTTTAAATCATTCCAAGACTATGCAACCTTGCTGTTGTGCACTAATGCCAAGGGCGACTTCAAGTGCAAACCTCTAATGGTATACAGAGCCCAGAATCCACAAGCACTTAAAGGGAAAAGCGTCAACCATATGCCTGTCCATTGGAGATGGAACAAAAAAGCGTGGATGACATCCAGCTGGTTCCACAACTGCTTCGTACCAGAAGTTGAATGCTATCTCCAGGGCAGAAACCTTGCCTTCaaggttttattaattttggatAACGCCCCAGTCCATTGCTGTGAAGAACTCAAAAATGCCCACCCCAACGTAGAAGTTCTTTTCATGCCCCCAAACACTACATCTCTCATCCAACCCCTGGATCAGGGTATAATAAAAGCTTTCAAGGCACACTATACCAGGGAGCTTTATAGCAAGGGTTTCCAGGCTCTCGAATCCAACAAGGAAACTACCATGATGGACTATTGGAAGTCAGTTACCATACGTAACGTTATTGATTATGTTGGGACAGCCTGGGGCAGCATCAAACAAGCTACTATCAATACCTGTTGGAAAAATGTTTGGCCAGACTGTGTGCAAAATTTCGAAGGCTTTGAAGGTGTTGCAGAAAGCATAAAGAACAGTGTCGAAAACATAATGCATATCGCACGGCAAATAAGTGGAGAAGGCTTTGACGACATGAAGGAGGAAGATGTGGAGGAAATTTTGGCAGAGAAGGCAGTAGAACCCACCAACGAAGACCTGGACGAGATGGCAAAACAAGGCATTGGGGTCGGCAGTGATGAGGACGGCAATGAGAGTCAGCCTAAGACTTCAAGAATTGACCCTCTTACAGCGGCCAAAATATCAGAATGGAATTCTGCCTTGGAAAGAATTTTCAATGACATGATAGAGTGTGACCCTATGCTTGATCGCAGCCTCAAATTTAAGCGCCTCACCTCCACAGCATTTGCCCCTTATGCCGAGATGCTTAAAGATTTGAGGCAAAAAGCTAAGCAGACAAGGCTGACCCAACTTTTCGAGCCAGTTTGGGAGGGAAAATTGCCGACTCCGTCAACAAGTCACGAGAGGCAAACTCCTGAGGTTGAACTGCCAAATGTTGACatgcttccctcttcctcttctgcagaATAA
- the TMEM170A gene encoding transmembrane protein 170A isoform X3, whose translation MWYGVFLWALVSSLFFHVPAGLLALFTLRHHKYGRFMSVSILLMGIVGPITAGILTSAAIAGVYRAAGKEMIPFEALTLGTGQTFCVVVVSFLRVLATL comes from the exons ATGTGGTATGGTGTGTTCCTGTGGGCACTGgtgtcctctctcttcttccatgTCCCTGCTGGATTACTGGCCCTCTTCACCCTCAGACATCACAAATATGGTAGGTTCATGTCTGTAAGCATCCTGTTGATGGGCATCGTGGGACCAATTACTGCTGGAATCTTGACAA GTGCTGCAATTGCTGGAGTGTACCGAGCAGCAGGAAAGGAAATGATACCATTTGAAGCCCTCACCTTGGGCACCGGACAGACATTCTGTGTAGTAGTGGTCTCCTTTTTACGGGTTTTAGCTACTCTATAG